The Paracoccus liaowanqingii genome window below encodes:
- a CDS encoding homocysteine S-methyltransferase family protein — protein MPLPPSPAFAALNAAAAERILILDGAMGTQIQELRLAEEDYTGQGSGHVCRHHSDHPQTGNNDLLILTQPQAVEEIHYRYAIAGADIVETNTFSATTIAQADYGLQEAVHDLNVEGARVVRRALDRATAEDGRARFVAGAIGPTNRTASMSPDVNDPGYRAVSFDDLRVAYLQQAKGLIAGGADIILIETIFDTLNAKAAIFACLEAMEAHGQRLPMMISGTITDASGRTLSGQTPTAFWHSVRHANPWTIGLNCALGAAAMRPHLVELSGVADTLICAYPNAGLPNAFGQYDEGPEDTAPQVADFARAGLVNVVGGCCGTTPDHIRAIAEAVARFAPRKVPAYA, from the coding sequence ATGCCCCTGCCCCCCTCGCCCGCCTTCGCAGCCCTGAACGCCGCCGCCGCCGAGCGCATCCTGATCCTGGATGGCGCGATGGGAACGCAGATCCAGGAGCTGCGCCTGGCCGAGGAGGATTACACCGGGCAGGGCTCGGGCCATGTGTGCCGGCATCATTCCGACCATCCGCAGACCGGCAACAACGACCTGCTGATCCTGACCCAACCGCAGGCGGTCGAGGAGATCCACTACCGCTATGCGATCGCGGGCGCCGACATCGTCGAGACGAACACCTTCTCCGCCACCACCATCGCGCAGGCCGATTACGGGCTGCAGGAGGCCGTCCACGACCTGAACGTCGAGGGCGCGCGGGTGGTGCGCCGCGCACTGGACCGCGCCACGGCCGAGGACGGGCGGGCGCGTTTCGTCGCAGGCGCGATCGGGCCCACGAACCGCACCGCCTCGATGAGCCCGGACGTGAATGACCCGGGCTACCGCGCGGTCAGCTTCGACGACCTGCGGGTGGCCTATCTGCAGCAGGCCAAAGGGCTGATCGCGGGCGGCGCCGACATCATCCTGATCGAGACGATCTTCGACACGCTGAACGCCAAGGCCGCGATATTCGCCTGCCTCGAGGCGATGGAGGCCCATGGGCAGCGCCTGCCGATGATGATTTCCGGCACGATCACCGATGCCTCCGGGCGCACGCTGTCGGGACAGACGCCCACCGCCTTCTGGCATTCGGTGCGCCATGCCAATCCCTGGACCATCGGGCTGAACTGCGCCCTTGGCGCCGCCGCCATGCGCCCGCATCTGGTCGAGCTGTCGGGCGTGGCGGACACGCTGATCTGCGCCTATCCCAATGCGGGCCTGCCCAACGCCTTCGGCCAGTATGACGAGGGCCCCGAGGACACCGCCCCCCAGGTCGCCGATTTCGCACGCGCCGGGCTGGTCAACGTGGTCGGCGGCTGCTGCGGCACGACGCCCGACCATATCCGCGCCATTGCCGAGGCCGTGGCCCGCTTCGCCCCCAGAAAGGTGCCCGCCTATGCCTGA
- a CDS encoding extracellular solute-binding protein has translation MRLLTTTILAAAALPAAALAADPEFTVFDWAGFEEPSIFQSYVDTHGTSPTYSFYGDDDEAFQKVASGFRADVIHPCSQMVGKYRDAGLIEPWDTARIPNFDKIDERFLDSEVFRDDEGVWFIPTDWGVTAIAYNTETVPAEDVASLNVFTSPKYQGRTSLPDSQDDVWALAYLATGVTDWDGVTEEQFQAAAAWLREAHMNVAAYWSDPSEQAQLMASGAVDVAWSWNDGVTYLQADDYPVGFQREPVEGSSTFTCGYVNVKDGPGSEDKAYDFINAWLEPSAAKALLETIGYGHTSTEAMATIADEPAVTEGLSEIDAPVLAQTPNDPEQRQRQLEEFEKIKAGF, from the coding sequence ATGCGCTTGCTGACAACCACCATCCTGGCCGCCGCCGCCCTGCCCGCAGCCGCGCTGGCCGCCGATCCCGAATTCACCGTCTTCGATTGGGCGGGGTTCGAGGAACCCTCGATCTTCCAGTCCTATGTGGACACGCATGGCACCAGCCCGACCTATTCCTTCTATGGCGACGACGACGAGGCCTTCCAGAAGGTCGCCTCGGGGTTCCGGGCCGATGTCATCCATCCCTGCAGCCAGATGGTCGGCAAGTATCGCGATGCCGGGCTGATCGAGCCCTGGGACACCGCGCGCATCCCGAACTTCGACAAGATCGACGAGCGCTTCCTGGACAGCGAGGTGTTCCGCGACGACGAGGGCGTCTGGTTCATCCCGACGGACTGGGGCGTCACCGCCATCGCCTACAACACCGAGACCGTCCCGGCCGAGGACGTGGCCAGCCTGAACGTCTTCACCTCGCCCAAGTATCAGGGCCGCACCTCGCTGCCCGACAGTCAGGACGATGTCTGGGCGCTGGCCTATCTGGCGACCGGCGTGACCGATTGGGACGGCGTCACCGAGGAGCAGTTCCAGGCCGCCGCCGCCTGGCTGCGCGAGGCGCACATGAATGTCGCGGCCTATTGGTCCGATCCCTCCGAGCAGGCGCAGCTGATGGCCTCGGGCGCGGTGGATGTCGCCTGGTCGTGGAACGACGGCGTGACCTATCTGCAGGCCGACGACTATCCGGTGGGCTTTCAGCGCGAGCCGGTCGAGGGGTCGTCGACCTTCACCTGCGGCTATGTGAACGTGAAGGACGGGCCGGGCAGCGAGGACAAGGCCTATGACTTCATCAACGCCTGGCTGGAGCCCTCCGCCGCCAAGGCGCTGCTGGAGACGATCGGCTATGGCCACACCTCGACCGAGGCGATGGCGACCATCGCGGACGAGCCCGCCGTGACCGAGGGGCTGTCCGAGATCGATGCGCCGGTGCTGGCGCAGACCCCCAACGATCCCGAGCAGCGCCAGCGGCAGCTGGAGGAGTTCGAGAAGATCAAGGCGGGGTTCTGA
- a CDS encoding SDR family NAD(P)-dependent oxidoreductase produces the protein MDLSTCRAIVTGGASGLGAATAAHFRQRGAQVVVLDLDAAGEAAATAIGAGFAKTDVTDAASVTAALDHAVAVMGGIDVCVNCAGIAIGEKTFGRDGPHRLESFRRTVEINLIGSFNVLRLAAERMAANGRDRNGVIVNTASIAAFDGQKGQAAYAASKAGIAGMTLPLARDLAGAGIRVCAIAPGIFGTPMLAGLPAEVQDGLAAEVTFPKRLGDPSEYARMVAVIVENDYLNGETIRLDGALRMR, from the coding sequence ATGGATCTGTCGACATGCCGCGCCATCGTGACCGGGGGCGCCTCGGGCCTGGGGGCGGCGACCGCCGCGCATTTCCGCCAGCGCGGCGCGCAGGTCGTGGTGCTGGATCTGGACGCCGCCGGCGAGGCGGCGGCAACCGCCATCGGCGCGGGCTTTGCCAAAACCGACGTGACCGATGCGGCCAGCGTGACGGCGGCCCTGGATCACGCGGTGGCGGTGATGGGCGGCATCGATGTCTGCGTGAACTGCGCGGGCATCGCCATCGGCGAGAAGACCTTCGGCCGCGACGGGCCGCACCGGCTGGAGAGCTTTCGCCGCACCGTCGAGATCAACCTGATCGGCAGCTTCAACGTGCTGCGCCTGGCCGCCGAGCGGATGGCCGCGAACGGGCGCGACCGGAACGGCGTGATCGTGAACACCGCGTCCATCGCGGCCTTCGACGGGCAAAAGGGACAGGCGGCCTATGCGGCCTCCAAGGCGGGGATCGCCGGGATGACCCTGCCCCTGGCGCGCGATCTGGCGGGCGCGGGCATCCGCGTCTGCGCCATCGCGCCGGGCATCTTCGGCACGCCGATGCTGGCGGGCCTGCCCGCCGAGGTGCAGGACGGCCTGGCCGCCGAGGTGACCTTTCCCAAGCGGCTTGGCGATCCGTCGGAATATGCCCGGATGGTGGCCGTCATCGTCGAGAACGACTATCTGAACGGCGAAACCATCCGCCTGGACGGCGCATTGCGGATGCGCTGA